One segment of Solanum lycopersicum chromosome 1, SLM_r2.1 DNA contains the following:
- the LOC101266365 gene encoding ubiquitin-related modifier 1 homolog 1: MQLTLEFGGGLELLCDSVKSHNINVDPQDGEKQLTMKNLLSWVRTNVIKERPEMFMKGDSVRPGVLVLVNDTDWELSGQLETVLEEKDNVVFISTLHGG, translated from the exons ATGCAACTGACTCTTGAATTCGg GGGAGGACTGGAACTTCTTTGCGATTCTGTGAAGAGCCATAACATCAATGTTGACCCTCAAGATGGAGAGAAGCAG TTGACAATGAAAAACTTGCTCTCTTGGGTACGCACCAATGTGATCAAGGAGAGGCCTGAAATGTTCATGAAAGGAGACTCGGT GAGGCCTGGAGTTCTCGTCCTTGTAAATGACACTGATTGGGAACTAAGTGGCCAGCTTGAAACTGTGCTGGAAGAGAAGGATAATGTAGTTTTCATCTCAACATTGCATGGTGGTTGA
- the LOC101265772 gene encoding SPX domain-containing membrane protein At4g22990-like isoform X2 — protein MKKKVKNYVQQIEVSEQSREYVLKDFSRILDKQIEKIVLFLLEQQGELASRLFILGQEHDVLVQQQDGSKLSELQQSYRDVGRELLQLLFFVEMNAIGVRKILKKFDKRCGYKFTNYYVKTRANHPYSQLRQIFKHVGVSAVVGTISRNLADLQDNKGNFTSIYDHPGLPFQDPVISSINQAVDRLTNSTDFLHYLGKHALILPEELPTPSADHAANERYHLMSLLLNLANAFLYMVNTYIIVPTADDYSMSLGAAATLCGAVIGSMAVAQVFSSVYFSAWSNKSYMKPLLFSSIVLLVGNTLYALAYDFNSIYLLLVGRLFCGLGSARAVNRRYITDCVPLHLRMKASAGFVSASALGMACGPAVACLLQTNFKFLNITFNQDTLPGWIMALAWFIYLLCLWTTFREPPMEEIEDALLPKSNSVSGKIENGLVQKGITEPLLLSAEEMKQDEDEDQDCDNSEESAEEIQKPVTSIVSAYKLLTPSVKVQLFIYFMLKYAMEILLAESSVVTTYYFIWSTSNVAVFLACLGLTVLPVNILVGSYLSNIFEERQVLLASEILVCLGIVLSFHVVIPYSVPQYVCSALITFVAAEVLEGVNLNLLSRVMSSRLSKGTYNGGLLSTEAGTLARVFADSTITLAGYWGMSRLLNVTLLPSLFICIFSIIATCFTYNSMY, from the exons atgaagaagaaagtaaAGAACTATGTGCAGCAGATTGAAGTTTCTGAACAAAGTCGCGAGTATGTTCTCAAGGACTTTTCGAGGATTCTAGATAAACAG ATCGAAAAGATTGTCTTATTCCTGTTGGAGCAACAAGGGGAACTGGCAAGCAGGTTATTTATTCTTGGGCAAGAGCATGATGTTCTTGTACAGCAACAAGATGGTTCAAAATTATCTGAACTTCAACAGTCATATAGAGATGTAGGCAGAGAACTGTTACAGCTTCTATTTTTCGTTGAAATGAATGCCATTGGTGTGCGCAAGATACTGAAAAAGTTTGACAAGAGATGTGGTTATAAATTCACCAATTACTACGTCAAGACTCGAGCAAATCATCCTTATTCCCAGCTGAGACAAATATTTAAGCATGTG GGCGTTTCAGCTGTAGTTGGAACCATATCTCGCAATCTTGCGGATCTCCAAGACAACAAGGGGAACTTTACTTCCATATATGATCACCCGGGTCTACCTTTTCAG GACCCAGTCATTAGTTCTATTAATCAAGCAGTGGATAGACTAACAAATTCAACTGATTTCCTTCACTATTTGGGGAAACATGCACTCATTTTACCAGAAGAACTACCAACTCCTTCTGCGGATCATGCTGCCAATGAGAGATATCACTTGATGTCACTTCTGCTGAACTTGGCAAATGCATTCTTGTATATGGTTAACACATACATAATAGTCCCAACAGCAGATGACTACTCTATGAGTCTTGGAGCTGCAGCAACTCTTTGTGGGGCTGTGATTGGGTCTATGGCTGTTGCTCAGGTGTTCTCTTCAGTGTATTTTAGTGCATGGTCAAATAAATCCTACATGAAGCCTCTTTTATTCAGCAGCATTGTCCTTCTTGTCGGGAATACCTTATATGCACTGGCGTATGACTTCAACTCGATATACTTACTTCTAGTTGGACGTCTATTTTGTGG GCTTGGTTCTGCAAGGGCAGTTAATAGGCGTTATATCACTGATTGTGTTCCTCTGCACTTGCGAATGAAGGCTTCAGCTGGTTTTGTAAGTGCAAGTGCACTCGGAATGGCATGTGGTCCAGCTGTTGCCTGCTTGCTTCAAACTAACTTTAAGTTCCTGAATATCACTTTTAACCAAGACACTTTACCAGGATGGATAATGGCTCTTGCATGGTTTATTTACCTGTTATGCTTGTGGACTACCTTTAGAGAACCTCCAATGGAGGAAATAGAGGATGCTCTACTACCAAAGTCCAATAGTG TTTCAGGGAAGATTGAAAATGGTTTAGTGCAGAAAGGTATTACCGAGCCACTGCTTTTAAGTGCAGAAGAGATGAAACAAGACGAAGATGAAGACCAAGATTGCGATAATAGTGAAGAATCTGCAGAGGAGATCCAAAAACCTGTTACTTCCATTGTCTCTGCGTATAAGTTGCTTACCCCATCAGTGAAG GTTCAACTGTTTATATACTTTATGCTAAAGTATGCTATGGAGATTTTACTTGCTGAATCAAGTGTTGTCACCACATACTACTTCATATGGTCAACAAGCAATGTGGCCGTTTTCCTTGCATGTCTTGGGTTGACTGTCCTTCCAGTGAATATTCTTGTTGGAAGCTACCTCAGCAACATTTTTGAGGAGAG ACAAGTTTTGCTTGCATCAGAAATCTTGGTATGCTTGGGTATAGTTCTGAGTTTCCATGTCGTAATTCCTTATTCCGTACCACAGTATGTATGTTCAGCTCTAATCACATTTGTAGCTGCTGAAGTACTCGAAG GTGTTAACCTTAACCTTCTATCTCGAGTCATGTCTTCAAGGCTTTCTAAAGGGACGTATAATGGTGGACTACTTTCAACAGAAGCCGGAACCTTAGCTCGAGTATTTGCAGATAGTACAATAACTCTGGCAGGATACTGGGGAATGAGTAGGCTTTTAAATGTCACATTGCTACCTTCACTATTTATATGCATCTTCTCCATCATAGCCACTTGCTTTACTTACAATTCTATGTATtaa
- the LOC101265169 gene encoding uncharacterized protein — translation MAETNSNGGFRAPLLRSLDGELEKGKNGRPKEPWKGEVVKSIVYAGLDAIVTSFSLISSISAGHLSSVDVLVLGFANLVADGISMGFGDYVSSSTEKDVAAKERTVTEWDIINQHRSQKEELLRHYQQLGMNDTDANTVVNIFAKYRDIMIDEKMAVQKGLLPPDQADKPWKSGLITFTAFIVFGCAPLLAFIVLIPFTRNDTYKFIGACVFSAVALALLGIAKAKIAGQNYALSASITLFNGLIAGAAAYGIGWTLRNVAGLEE, via the exons ATGGCGGAAACAAACAGCAACGGTGGATTTAGGGCACCATTACTGAGATCATTAGATGGAGAATTGGAGAAAGGGAAGAATGGGAGACCCAAAGAGCCATGGAAAGGAGAAGTAGTGAAGAGCATTGTGTATGCAGGGCTTGATGCCATTGTCACCTCTTTCTCCCTCATTTCTTCCATCTCTGCTGGCCATCTTTCCTCTG TGGATGTTTTGGTGCTAGGTTTTGCTAATTTAGTTGCGGATGGAATATCTATGGGGTTTGGGGACTATGTGTCAAGCAGCACGGAGAAAGATGTAGCAGCCAAGGAGAGGACAGTAACTGAGTGGGATATCATTAACCAGCACAGGTCACAGAAGGAGGAATTACTTCGACATTATCAGCAACTTGGAATGAATGATACTGATGCTAATACA GTGGTGAATATATTTGCAAAGTATAGGGACATCATGATAGATGAGAAGATGGCAGTACAGAAAGGATTATTGCCACCAGATCAAGCTGACAAGCCATGGAAGAGTGGGCTAATCACATTTACAGCCTTCATTGTGTTTGGTTGTGCCCCGCTTCTGGCATTCATCGTGCTCATACCGTTCACGAGAAACGACACGTACAAGTTCATTGGCGCCTGTGTGTTTTCTGCAGTTGCCCTGGCACTGTTGGGGATAGCTAAGGCCAAGATTGCTGGTCAGAACTATGCTCTTTCTGCAAGCATCACCCTTTTCAATGGACTCATTGCTGGGGCTGCTGCATATGGTATTGGCTGGACACTTAGGAATGTTGCTGGCTTGGAAGAGTGA
- the LOC101265772 gene encoding SPX domain-containing membrane protein At4g22990-like isoform X1: MVAFGKKLKETQIQEWQGYYINYKLMKKKVKNYVQQIEVSEQSREYVLKDFSRILDKQIEKIVLFLLEQQGELASRLFILGQEHDVLVQQQDGSKLSELQQSYRDVGRELLQLLFFVEMNAIGVRKILKKFDKRCGYKFTNYYVKTRANHPYSQLRQIFKHVGVSAVVGTISRNLADLQDNKGNFTSIYDHPGLPFQDPVISSINQAVDRLTNSTDFLHYLGKHALILPEELPTPSADHAANERYHLMSLLLNLANAFLYMVNTYIIVPTADDYSMSLGAAATLCGAVIGSMAVAQVFSSVYFSAWSNKSYMKPLLFSSIVLLVGNTLYALAYDFNSIYLLLVGRLFCGLGSARAVNRRYITDCVPLHLRMKASAGFVSASALGMACGPAVACLLQTNFKFLNITFNQDTLPGWIMALAWFIYLLCLWTTFREPPMEEIEDALLPKSNSVSGKIENGLVQKGITEPLLLSAEEMKQDEDEDQDCDNSEESAEEIQKPVTSIVSAYKLLTPSVKVQLFIYFMLKYAMEILLAESSVVTTYYFIWSTSNVAVFLACLGLTVLPVNILVGSYLSNIFEERQVLLASEILVCLGIVLSFHVVIPYSVPQYVCSALITFVAAEVLEGVNLNLLSRVMSSRLSKGTYNGGLLSTEAGTLARVFADSTITLAGYWGMSRLLNVTLLPSLFICIFSIIATCFTYNSMY; the protein is encoded by the exons ATGGTTGCCTTCGggaaaaagttgaaagaaacTCAAATTCAAGAATGGCAAGG ATATTACATTAACTATaagttgatgaagaagaaagtaaAGAACTATGTGCAGCAGATTGAAGTTTCTGAACAAAGTCGCGAGTATGTTCTCAAGGACTTTTCGAGGATTCTAGATAAACAG ATCGAAAAGATTGTCTTATTCCTGTTGGAGCAACAAGGGGAACTGGCAAGCAGGTTATTTATTCTTGGGCAAGAGCATGATGTTCTTGTACAGCAACAAGATGGTTCAAAATTATCTGAACTTCAACAGTCATATAGAGATGTAGGCAGAGAACTGTTACAGCTTCTATTTTTCGTTGAAATGAATGCCATTGGTGTGCGCAAGATACTGAAAAAGTTTGACAAGAGATGTGGTTATAAATTCACCAATTACTACGTCAAGACTCGAGCAAATCATCCTTATTCCCAGCTGAGACAAATATTTAAGCATGTG GGCGTTTCAGCTGTAGTTGGAACCATATCTCGCAATCTTGCGGATCTCCAAGACAACAAGGGGAACTTTACTTCCATATATGATCACCCGGGTCTACCTTTTCAG GACCCAGTCATTAGTTCTATTAATCAAGCAGTGGATAGACTAACAAATTCAACTGATTTCCTTCACTATTTGGGGAAACATGCACTCATTTTACCAGAAGAACTACCAACTCCTTCTGCGGATCATGCTGCCAATGAGAGATATCACTTGATGTCACTTCTGCTGAACTTGGCAAATGCATTCTTGTATATGGTTAACACATACATAATAGTCCCAACAGCAGATGACTACTCTATGAGTCTTGGAGCTGCAGCAACTCTTTGTGGGGCTGTGATTGGGTCTATGGCTGTTGCTCAGGTGTTCTCTTCAGTGTATTTTAGTGCATGGTCAAATAAATCCTACATGAAGCCTCTTTTATTCAGCAGCATTGTCCTTCTTGTCGGGAATACCTTATATGCACTGGCGTATGACTTCAACTCGATATACTTACTTCTAGTTGGACGTCTATTTTGTGG GCTTGGTTCTGCAAGGGCAGTTAATAGGCGTTATATCACTGATTGTGTTCCTCTGCACTTGCGAATGAAGGCTTCAGCTGGTTTTGTAAGTGCAAGTGCACTCGGAATGGCATGTGGTCCAGCTGTTGCCTGCTTGCTTCAAACTAACTTTAAGTTCCTGAATATCACTTTTAACCAAGACACTTTACCAGGATGGATAATGGCTCTTGCATGGTTTATTTACCTGTTATGCTTGTGGACTACCTTTAGAGAACCTCCAATGGAGGAAATAGAGGATGCTCTACTACCAAAGTCCAATAGTG TTTCAGGGAAGATTGAAAATGGTTTAGTGCAGAAAGGTATTACCGAGCCACTGCTTTTAAGTGCAGAAGAGATGAAACAAGACGAAGATGAAGACCAAGATTGCGATAATAGTGAAGAATCTGCAGAGGAGATCCAAAAACCTGTTACTTCCATTGTCTCTGCGTATAAGTTGCTTACCCCATCAGTGAAG GTTCAACTGTTTATATACTTTATGCTAAAGTATGCTATGGAGATTTTACTTGCTGAATCAAGTGTTGTCACCACATACTACTTCATATGGTCAACAAGCAATGTGGCCGTTTTCCTTGCATGTCTTGGGTTGACTGTCCTTCCAGTGAATATTCTTGTTGGAAGCTACCTCAGCAACATTTTTGAGGAGAG ACAAGTTTTGCTTGCATCAGAAATCTTGGTATGCTTGGGTATAGTTCTGAGTTTCCATGTCGTAATTCCTTATTCCGTACCACAGTATGTATGTTCAGCTCTAATCACATTTGTAGCTGCTGAAGTACTCGAAG GTGTTAACCTTAACCTTCTATCTCGAGTCATGTCTTCAAGGCTTTCTAAAGGGACGTATAATGGTGGACTACTTTCAACAGAAGCCGGAACCTTAGCTCGAGTATTTGCAGATAGTACAATAACTCTGGCAGGATACTGGGGAATGAGTAGGCTTTTAAATGTCACATTGCTACCTTCACTATTTATATGCATCTTCTCCATCATAGCCACTTGCTTTACTTACAATTCTATGTATtaa
- the LOC101265479 gene encoding uncharacterized protein isoform X2: MLPTTFGNPLWFSEDELLELKGTTLYRAAQLQKKTLQSLFDEKVKRLAKKLLTLDGHPERDVKFEDFLWANSIFWSRALNIPFPRCYIFPMNSEGQDSDISSKVINSAIQTNGCGSLSNGESAKVPEYDTLQDKVASAASVSQGEIVWVEGLVPGIDFCNHDFKAAATWEVDGTGATTGVPFSMYLLSAGENPSLIEKEISISYGNKGNEELLYLYGFVMNDNPDDYLMVHYPVEAIQNVDFSDSKAQLLEAQKAELRCLLPRSLLNRGFFPPSNSSEEDKDKPVSSQLCNYSWSGQRKTPSYLHKLVFPADFLNALRTLAMKENELYRVSSLLEELVGSGGERQPTDTEVQAAVWEACGDSGALQLLVDLLNMKMMDLEEGSGTEENDTELLEKARTAETSQDCKETSDIAQNHLLSRNKQSSIIYRRGQKQLTRLFIKEAEHALQLALTEEL, translated from the exons ATGCTTCCAACCACATTCGGGAATCCACTTTGGTTTTCTGAAGACGAGCTTTTAGAGCTTAAAGGAACCACATTGTATCGGGCTGCTCAGTTGCAG AAAAAAACACTGCAGTCTTTATTTGATGAAAAGGTGAAAAGGTTGGCTAAGAAGCTTTTAACTCTTGATGGACATCCAGAAAG AGATGTGAAGTTTGAAGACTTCCTTTG GGCAAACTCCATATTTTGGAGTCGAGCACTAAATATCCCTTTTCCGCGCTGCTATATATTTCCTATGAATTCAGAAGGACAAGATAGTGACATTTCTAGCAAAGTCATCAATTCTGCAATACAAACTAATGGTTGCGGCAGTTTATCTAATGGAGAGTCTGCAAAAG TACCCGAATATGATACACTCCAAGATAAAGTTGCTTCTGCTGCTTCCGTTTCACAAGGAGAGATAGTTTGGGTGGAAGGTCTGGTCCCAGGCATTGATTTTTGCAACCATG ATTTCAAAGCTGCAGCAACATGGGAAGTTGATGGAACAGGAGCAACAACTGGAGTTCCTTTCTCCATGTACCTTCTTTCTG CTGGAGAAAATCCTTCCCTGATCGAGAAAGAGATATCAATTAGCTATGGGAACAAGGGAAATGAG GAACTGCTGTACCTGTATGGATTCGTCATGAATGATAATCCTGATGACTACCTCATG GTTCATTATCCGGTGGAAGCTATTCAAAACGTTGATTTCTCAGATTCGAAAGCTCAACTTCTTGAAGCACAG AAAGCTGAATTGAGATGTCTCTTACCCCGAAGTTTGCTAAATCGCGGATTTTTCCCTCCATCCAACTCATCTGAGGAAGATAAAGATAAACCCGTCAGTAGTCAACTTTGTAACTATAGTTGGAGTGGTCAGCGAAAGACGCCCTCTTACTTGCACAAGCTAGTTTTTCCTGCAGACTTTTTGAATGCATTGAGAACCTTAGCAATGAAAGAAAATGAGCTTTATCGTGTTTCTTCTCTACTTGAGGAG CTTGTTGGATCTGGAGGAGAAAGGCAGCCAACTGACACAGAAGTTCAAGCAGCAGTATGGGAGGCTTGTGGAGATTCTGGAGCTTTACAACTTCTTGTTGATCTGCTTAACATGAA GATGATGGATCTGGAAGAGGGTTCAGGAACAGAGGAGAATGACACTGAATTACTCGAGAAAGCTCGCACTGCAGAAACCTCACAAGATTGCAAAGA GACCAGTGACATTGCCCAGAATCATTTGCTGAGTAGAAATAAGCAATCTAGTATAATATACAGGCGGGGGCAGAAACAACTAACTCGTCTCTTCATTAAGGAAGCAGAGCACGCGTTGCAGTTAGCATTGACCGAAGAACTCTAG
- the LOC101265479 gene encoding uncharacterized protein isoform X1 yields the protein MATPEEAKLHQFLQWLKLNRAELRGCRIKYSESSKGFGIFSSNHASDGILLVVPLDLAITPMGVLQDPLLGPECRAMFEEGEVDDRLLITLFLTVEHLRENSSWKPYFDMLPTTFGNPLWFSEDELLELKGTTLYRAAQLQKKTLQSLFDEKVKRLAKKLLTLDGHPERDVKFEDFLWANSIFWSRALNIPFPRCYIFPMNSEGQDSDISSKVINSAIQTNGCGSLSNGESAKVPEYDTLQDKVASAASVSQGEIVWVEGLVPGIDFCNHDFKAAATWEVDGTGATTGVPFSMYLLSAGENPSLIEKEISISYGNKGNEELLYLYGFVMNDNPDDYLMVHYPVEAIQNVDFSDSKAQLLEAQKAELRCLLPRSLLNRGFFPPSNSSEEDKDKPVSSQLCNYSWSGQRKTPSYLHKLVFPADFLNALRTLAMKENELYRVSSLLEELVGSGGERQPTDTEVQAAVWEACGDSGALQLLVDLLNMKMMDLEEGSGTEENDTELLEKARTAETSQDCKETSDIAQNHLLSRNKQSSIIYRRGQKQLTRLFIKEAEHALQLALTEEL from the exons ATGGCGACTCCTGAAGAAGCTAAGCTCCACCAGTTTCTTCAATGGCTAAAG TTAAACAGAGCAGAACTACGTGGTTGCAGAATCAAATACAGTGAATCCAGTAAAGGGTTTGGAATTTTCTCATCTAATCATGCATCTGATg GGATACTACTGGTGGTTCCATTAGATTTGGCTATAACTCCAATGGGTGTACTTCAAGATCCTCTTCTTGGACCTGAATGTAGGGCTATGTTTGAGGAAGGGGAAGTAGATGATAGACTCTTGATTACCTTATTTCTAACTGTGGAGCACCTACGAGAAAACTCTTCATGGAAGCC GTACTTTGATATGCTTCCAACCACATTCGGGAATCCACTTTGGTTTTCTGAAGACGAGCTTTTAGAGCTTAAAGGAACCACATTGTATCGGGCTGCTCAGTTGCAG AAAAAAACACTGCAGTCTTTATTTGATGAAAAGGTGAAAAGGTTGGCTAAGAAGCTTTTAACTCTTGATGGACATCCAGAAAG AGATGTGAAGTTTGAAGACTTCCTTTG GGCAAACTCCATATTTTGGAGTCGAGCACTAAATATCCCTTTTCCGCGCTGCTATATATTTCCTATGAATTCAGAAGGACAAGATAGTGACATTTCTAGCAAAGTCATCAATTCTGCAATACAAACTAATGGTTGCGGCAGTTTATCTAATGGAGAGTCTGCAAAAG TACCCGAATATGATACACTCCAAGATAAAGTTGCTTCTGCTGCTTCCGTTTCACAAGGAGAGATAGTTTGGGTGGAAGGTCTGGTCCCAGGCATTGATTTTTGCAACCATG ATTTCAAAGCTGCAGCAACATGGGAAGTTGATGGAACAGGAGCAACAACTGGAGTTCCTTTCTCCATGTACCTTCTTTCTG CTGGAGAAAATCCTTCCCTGATCGAGAAAGAGATATCAATTAGCTATGGGAACAAGGGAAATGAG GAACTGCTGTACCTGTATGGATTCGTCATGAATGATAATCCTGATGACTACCTCATG GTTCATTATCCGGTGGAAGCTATTCAAAACGTTGATTTCTCAGATTCGAAAGCTCAACTTCTTGAAGCACAG AAAGCTGAATTGAGATGTCTCTTACCCCGAAGTTTGCTAAATCGCGGATTTTTCCCTCCATCCAACTCATCTGAGGAAGATAAAGATAAACCCGTCAGTAGTCAACTTTGTAACTATAGTTGGAGTGGTCAGCGAAAGACGCCCTCTTACTTGCACAAGCTAGTTTTTCCTGCAGACTTTTTGAATGCATTGAGAACCTTAGCAATGAAAGAAAATGAGCTTTATCGTGTTTCTTCTCTACTTGAGGAG CTTGTTGGATCTGGAGGAGAAAGGCAGCCAACTGACACAGAAGTTCAAGCAGCAGTATGGGAGGCTTGTGGAGATTCTGGAGCTTTACAACTTCTTGTTGATCTGCTTAACATGAA GATGATGGATCTGGAAGAGGGTTCAGGAACAGAGGAGAATGACACTGAATTACTCGAGAAAGCTCGCACTGCAGAAACCTCACAAGATTGCAAAGA GACCAGTGACATTGCCCAGAATCATTTGCTGAGTAGAAATAAGCAATCTAGTATAATATACAGGCGGGGGCAGAAACAACTAACTCGTCTCTTCATTAAGGAAGCAGAGCACGCGTTGCAGTTAGCATTGACCGAAGAACTCTAG
- the LOC101266070 gene encoding ATPase GET3A → MASNNQDLPEATVQNVLEQDTLKWVFVGGKGGVGKTTCSSILGILLSQFRSSVLIISTDPAHNLSDAFQQRFTKSPTLVNGFSNLYAMEIDPTVEKEDSISSDGMDDFLSDLANAIPGIDEAMSFAEMLKLVQTMDYSVIVFDTAPTGHTLRLLQFPSTLEKGLAKVMSLKSRFGGMLSQMTRLLGVDEEFGEAALLGKLEGMKDIIEEVNRQFKDPDLTTFVCVCIPEFLSLYETERLVQELAKFEIDTHNIIINQVIFDEEVVESKLLKARMRMQQKYLDQFYMLYDDFNITKLPLLPQEVCGVEALKEFSHHFVTPYQPSLARGSVEELQNRVAALKLLLKDAEAELERVQKGKQKI, encoded by the exons ATGGCTTCCAATAATCAAGATTTACCAGAAGCAACAGTTCAAAACGTGCTAGAACAAGATACCCTTAAGTGGGTATTTGTAGGGGGTAAAGGTGGGGTTGGAAAAACTACATGTAGTTCAATTCTTGGTATTCTTCTTTCACAGTTCAGATCCTCTGTTCTTATCATATCTACTGACCCTGCTCACAATCTCAGTGATGCCTTCCAGCAACGCTTTACCAAGTCCCCCACTCTTGTTAATGGCTTCTCCAATTTGTATGCCATG GAAATCGATCCAACTGTGGAGAAAGAAGACTCAATCAGTTCAGATGGGATGGACGATTTTTTGTCTGATTTGGCAAATGCAATTCCTGGAATTGATGAAGCTATGAGTTTTGCCGAGATGCTAAA ATTGGTGCAAACAATGGACTATTCAGTAATAGTGTTTGATACGGCCCCAACTGGACATACTCTTCGGCTGTTACAATTCCCGTCGACTCTAGAGAAAGGGCTCGCCAAAGTGATGAGTTTAAAGAGTAGATTTGGGGGCATGCTGAGTCAG ATGACTCGACTATTGGGTGTTGATGAGGAATTTGGGGAGGCTGCTCTCCTTGGCAAGCTAGAAGGCATGAAAGATATTATTGAAGAAGTGAACAGACAGTTTAAGGACCCA gacTTGACAACATTTGTTTGTGTTTGCATTCCGGAATTCCTCTCCCTATATGAGACTGAAAGACTAGTTCAGGAACTTGCTAAATTTGAGATCGATACACACAACATTATAATTAACCAGGTGATATTTGACGAAGAAG TTGTTGAATCCAAGCTGCTGAAGGCTAGAATGCGGATGCAACAGAAGTACTTGGATCAGTTCTACATGTTGTATGATGACTTTAACATTACGAAATTGCCTTTGCTGCCACAAGAG gTTTGTGGCGTTGAAGCCCTGAAAGAATTTTCACATCATTTTGTAACGCCATACCAGCCCTCTCTTGCTCGAGGCTCGGTGGAGGAGTTGCAGAATAGAGTTGCTGCATTGAAATTACTGTTGAAAGATGCTGAAGCAGAATTAGAGAGAGTTCAAAAAGGCAAACAGAAGATATAA